The genomic DNA TGCAATGATGCCAATTGAAAAGGGGCAGTTGACACTATACGTGCCGGCATGCATAATTTCGAAGttctctttcaaaaaaaatgtataaTTTTGAAGGAAAAATGTCAACTGAAAGAGTCATTTATGGCCACTTGCTACGGAATAGTTGACGGGGAAATAATCATCGCAGACTACCTACATACATCCTCAACAAAATAAACCACATATTGCTCGATTAATACAGACGTCGCACGAATTCCACAGAGCACAACAGAGATGAACGTGGCGGCGCAAGTACTTCGGTATTGGGGTTTTATACTTTCATATTGCAATGGGGATAGAAAATACCGGGTGGATTAGTGGGCTGCTTACAGCTTTTCTTTCTCCACGGAAGCATGAGCTGGTAGCTAGACGTGCCCTCGCACCTGTGTCCAAAACTTGCAAACACAAGTTTCGAACACAACCAATCGGCCTAATTAAATTCCTTCAAATGGTTCCAAATTGTGGTGTGGAACTCCTAATTAATATTGTGAAATCATGTTACCACgacaaataataaaaaataaaagcacAATCGCAAGTAGTCCAATATATGCTAAATAATTATCCCCACAAAACCAATTCTATTTTAAAAAAGCAACCTAACCCATGCAAACCAACCAATCTGACAACAAACCGAAACCAACCGACTGGCCAACAGTTTCAAACAAAACCAATCGACCTAATCAACTTCCTCCAAATGGTTAAAGCTATGATGTAAAGCTCCTAGTTTCACCATTTAAAAGCCAATTAGCCTATTTATAATGCAAAACATTGCTTATACATGTGTGCTTTAATTGAAGGTTCTTGTCACATACTCTAACCTGTGGTCGCGGAGACCTTGTTCCAAGTTTGCCATTGTAAGGGGCAGTCATAGGGCCGCGTCGTATCTTATCACCTTCTAAAGATTGACCACGCCGATTAGCAGGCTATAATTCAGCCCAACAAGATGGTCTCTTCATTGAAAAGCGAAAATAAGTGGTGCATGTACGCAAGAGAGACAAAATTGATGATGTCATCCCACATGCTAAATTGTTTGGAACTTAAAAAAGCTATAAATCTTACACCGAGTATCAAAATTAAATTTCGATTACACCATGAGATTTATTATAATAAAACATTCACAAAAAGATcccacttgactatatttggatgaattttttattcatattttttaatcAAGATTGTATATTTTCGGTGAGATATGTACACGTGGAACAAATTCTATAAAGTCATGGAACAAAACTATCATACGCATTGAACAAAATATACAAACTCATAGAAAAACGTGTACCCTTaaaaattatacaaactcaCATAGCAAATATAGGTATACCAAGAATAAATTATTTGAAAtcctaaaaaaataattatatgcATCGAACAAACTCACAGAACAAATGCATGCATACctagaacaaattatacgaagtttccaaacaaaataaatgtatctatcgaacaaattatacaaactcacAGAACAAATACATATATGCCTAGAACACAATTGAACATGAAGAACAGATAATTATCTATGATGACTGTATTATGCGAAGTAAATTTAAATGTGGTGTACAAataaaagtataaaacaaaCAAGAGATTGAATAGTTGGTTGtgtaaataaaataatagaATATGAACTTCACAGGAAAAATATTATATGCATGAACAAATAATTGTATATAACAAACAAAATCTTAAATGTTGTGAACAAATGAGTATGTATTGCGAACAAATGGCTCACCACGTGAACACATAATTTTATATGTATAACAGGAGGGGCCGCATCATGAAAAAATTATTATTATGCAACTGTATTAgtataaaaaagagaaaataaaaatataaaaaagaaagaagaaacaatATTAGGATAGAAATAGATGAGAAATGAAAAGGAATAGAAAATAGGACAAAAtagaataaaggaaaaaagaaaacaaaaggagaaggaaataaaagaaagagaaaagaaaagaaaatatagaaaaataaaactaaagGAAGTAATCATAAACTACATAAAGTTTAAAGTATAAGAAGGGTTAGCAGGAGGAAAATGAAATAATACAATCAAGAATTTAGTGtcattaaaaaattataaaaaagatTAGAATCATAGTTATAGACGAACTGTTAAATAGACCTGTAGTCGATAACAGCCACAATTGATTCAACGGTGCAATAGTAATGCGCTTACTCTCCGAATAACAGTTCTACTGTTGGAACCCCTCGGAATGTACAATTTTTGTTGAATTGTTCGCGTCGCAGTGGGCCAAAATCTTAGAAAAAACTACGGGCAGAGTCGGAATTCAGCAGGCCAAGAAAATAAATGGGCTGAATTTTCTCGCGCGCCGTAACAGAAGTCGGAATGGGCCGGAAACTTGAAAAAAAACTACGGATCGAGTCGGAATTCATGAGGCCGAAATAATAAATGGGCAATTTCCCCACCTCCCCACGTAGTAGGCCGTCCGCACCATAGGGTACTGCATCTGTTGTGGGCCTTTAGAATCCGTTTTGGGATAAGTGTCCACATGAGTCCGTCGGGATTGCTTTCTAGCGTGCCTGCGCAACACTCCATGCGTGCGCTGCAGCAGCTTCGTAAATCCTAATCCAAGGGGAAGGAAGCCGAGATTAGACTCGACAAGTCGAGATTGGAGAAGTCTTTTGCCGCTGTGCTTCTTCAATTTCTGCTCCTCGATGGTGTCGATGATGTCAGCCAACGCCGACGCGGCAGTGCCTCTTCACGCACGCGCGCCGACGGCAACCTGTTGGGCAACCAGCAGCCCGGCCCATCATATACACGTTATAGCCCAATTTCGAGTATTCATCCTTATATTTGAATTTGTATTTCACCATTTCCACCCTTCTATTTGATTATTTCAATCGTCGTTTCATTCTTCGAGAAAAGTAAGATTGAGGAGGATTTCATTGGAAACAATACATTTCTTTACATGGTCACAAGCTGAAGTGCCAGCAACCATATCTAGACTTGTTTTTATCTGTATTTCATTCATTAGCACCCTTATATTTGTTTATTTGAATTATCATCACATTCTACAAAAAGGCATAAAACTTAAAATGCGACAAGGACCTTTTTTTCATGATTGTAGCATTGTAGTTCAAATGATTGCCAACCTAAGTAGACAATTAAAAGGGATATTTGCACCATTTTTCAAAATATATGCACCCCCTCCCCATGTTGCCATGTTTACTCCGCCTCCTTCCGTGGCTGTCCCTCAGAAGCGATGGAAATGCCAGCCGGAAGAACCTTGGCGCTGGCATTGTCCCTGAACCTTGCGTAGATGTCTCCCTTGTAGAATTTTCTTGTTCTCCACACCAGTACCAGGGACACGACCATGCCAAGCACCGTGACACCCGTGACAATCAAGAACgacttcttgaagcactccacGCCCATGCACGTCTTGTCGACGCCGGCCAAGGTTCCGCCGTGCTGCTTCGCAGCTTCGACGTCGTAGAAGTACCCGGAAACGCGCACGTTGAGCAAATAGGCGCCGATGGGGCTCGCCACGGTGCCGAAGTTGTAGAGCGTGGAGTAGTACTTGAGCCCAAAAATCTCGGAGATGATGGCATAGACCAGTGGCCACAGCGCGCCGAAGCAGAATCCGACGAGCACAGACGCCAGGTAGAGTGATTGCGGCACGCCGAAGGCGATGAGGAGGTGGCCGACGCAGGAGAGGAGGAGCACCATCGTGACCATAAGCGTCCGCGGAAACTTGTAGCGTGAGAGCAGGATCTCGGATGTGAACCCGGAAACGATGCGGCCGGCATAGTTCCAGATGCTGATGAGGGAGACGAAGGTGTTGATCGTCTTGGCGGGGTACCCGAGCGACTGCCCGATCTGCCCCATGTTGTCGATCGCCGTCAgcgtgccgccggcgccgcagatGGTCGCCAtgaacagcagcagcatgtcgACGCTCACCAGAGCCTGCAGGATGGTGTAGTCctccccccgcggcggcggcgtaaaCATGTGCTTCAAGCACGAGCGGAGGCTCGAAGACGACGATGCCAGCTGCTGTTGTGGGAGCTCTGCATCTTTTTCGACGGTGGCAttttgttgttcttgttctACCATCTGCAGGGCGGCTGGTTCCTCGATGGTCAGTGTTGGGGGCTCCTGGAGAGATTCTTCAAGCTCATTCAGGATCATGTACTCCTGCTTGACGACGACGGTGAGGggcaggaagaggaggaggagcacggcggcgccggacaCGGCATAGGCTGCGTGTGAGAAGTTGATCCGCTGC from Setaria italica strain Yugu1 chromosome VII, Setaria_italica_v2.0, whole genome shotgun sequence includes the following:
- the LOC101756569 gene encoding protein NUCLEAR FUSION DEFECTIVE 4, whose product is MVTPRFARQVVLGRWFMVFSAVMILSASGATFIFGMYSKVLKTSLGYDQRTLNTLAFFKDLGYNVGILAGLINEVTPPWVGLSIGAALNLFGYLMIYLAVDGRTARPPVWLMCIYICVGANSQSFTNTCALVTCVKNFPESRGITLGLLKSFTGLSGAIFAQLYLAIYGDNAKSLVLLIAWLPVTVSILFGHAVRIMPHPRNSSTSTATTNSAFYRFLYISIALAGFLLVMIVVQQRINFSHAAYAVSGAAVLLLLFLPLTVVVKQEYMILNELEESLQEPPTLTIEEPAALQMVEQEQQNATVEKDAELPQQQLASSSSSLRSCLKHMFTPPPRGEDYTILQALVSVDMLLLFMATICGAGGTLTAIDNMGQIGQSLGYPAKTINTFVSLISIWNYAGRIVSGFTSEILLSRYKFPRTLMVTMVLLLSCVGHLLIAFGVPQSLYLASVLVGFCFGALWPLVYAIISEIFGLKYYSTLYNFGTVASPIGAYLLNVRVSGYFYDVEAAKQHGGTLAGVDKTCMGVECFKKSFLIVTGVTVLGMVVSLVLVWRTRKFYKGDIYARFRDNASAKVLPAGISIASEGQPRKEAE